In Actinobacillus indolicus, a single genomic region encodes these proteins:
- the aroQ gene encoding type II 3-dehydroquinate dehydratase, producing the protein MKSILLLNGPNLNMLGKREPHIYGSQTLSDIEQHLKQQAEVQGFAFDYFQANGEEPLINRIHQGFQKVDFIIINPGAFTHTSVALRDALLSVAIPFVEVHLSNVHAREPFRHHSYLSDVAKGVICGLGTKGYDYALDYAIQFLKNGK; encoded by the coding sequence ATGAAAAGCATCTTATTGTTAAATGGTCCAAACCTAAATATGCTCGGCAAACGTGAACCGCATATCTACGGCTCACAAACGCTGTCTGATATTGAACAACATTTAAAACAACAAGCAGAAGTACAAGGCTTTGCGTTTGACTATTTTCAAGCAAATGGCGAAGAACCTTTGATTAATCGGATTCATCAAGGCTTTCAAAAGGTTGATTTTATCATTATCAACCCTGGTGCGTTTACTCATACCAGCGTTGCCTTGCGTGATGCCTTGTTGTCGGTTGCCATTCCTTTTGTTGAAGTTCATTTATCCAATGTACACGCCCGTGAGCCTTTCCGCCATCATTCCTATTTAAGTGATGTTGCAAAAGGTGTGATTTGTGGGTTAGGAACAAAAGGTTACGATTATGCTTTAGATTATGCTATTCAGTTTTTAAAGAATGGGAAATAA
- the accC gene encoding acetyl-CoA carboxylase biotin carboxylase subunit has protein sequence MLEKVVIANRGEIALRILRACRELGIKTVAVHSTADRELKHVLLADETVCIGPAPSTKSYLNIPAIIAAAEVTGADAIHPGYGFLSENANFAEQVEKSGFTFIGPTADVIRLMGDKVSAINAMKKAGVPCVPGSDGPVGSDVAKNKEIAKRIGYPVIIKASGGGGGRGMRVVHHEKDLEESIAMTKAEAKAAFNNDMVYMEKYLENPRHIEIQVLADTHGNAVYLAERDCSMQRRHQKVVEEAPAPGITPELRKFIGERCANACREIGYRGAGTFEFLFENGEFYFIEMNTRLQVEHPVTEMITGIDLVKEQLRVAAGLPISVKQEDIKVRGHAIECRINAEDPATFLPSPGKITRLHVPGGLGVRWDSHIYAGYSVPPHYDSMIGKLITFAENRDIAIRRMENALSETIVEGIKTNIPLHKQILSDENFCKGGTNIHYLEKKLGLK, from the coding sequence ATGTTAGAAAAAGTTGTCATTGCAAACCGTGGCGAAATTGCGTTACGTATTTTGCGTGCTTGCCGTGAATTAGGTATCAAAACAGTAGCAGTCCATTCAACCGCAGACCGTGAGTTGAAACACGTTCTTCTTGCGGATGAAACGGTATGTATTGGGCCTGCTCCATCAACCAAAAGTTACTTAAACATACCTGCGATTATTGCAGCCGCAGAAGTAACTGGCGCCGATGCGATCCACCCTGGTTATGGTTTCTTGTCTGAAAATGCCAATTTCGCGGAACAGGTTGAAAAATCAGGTTTTACCTTTATTGGCCCAACTGCCGATGTGATTCGTTTAATGGGCGACAAAGTTTCTGCTATCAATGCGATGAAAAAAGCAGGCGTACCTTGTGTGCCAGGTTCAGATGGTCCTGTAGGTTCTGATGTTGCAAAAAATAAAGAAATCGCTAAGCGTATTGGCTACCCTGTAATTATCAAAGCCTCTGGTGGCGGTGGCGGTCGTGGTATGCGCGTGGTTCATCATGAAAAAGATTTAGAAGAATCTATTGCGATGACCAAAGCAGAAGCAAAAGCAGCCTTCAATAACGATATGGTTTATATGGAAAAATACCTTGAAAATCCACGCCATATCGAAATCCAAGTGCTTGCAGATACACACGGTAATGCGGTTTATTTAGCAGAGCGTGATTGCTCTATGCAACGTCGCCATCAAAAAGTGGTGGAAGAAGCGCCAGCTCCAGGCATTACCCCTGAATTACGTAAGTTTATTGGTGAACGTTGTGCCAATGCGTGCCGTGAAATCGGCTATCGCGGTGCAGGTACATTTGAATTCTTATTTGAAAATGGCGAGTTTTATTTCATTGAAATGAATACCCGTTTACAAGTAGAACACCCTGTGACAGAAATGATTACAGGTATTGACCTTGTCAAAGAACAGCTCCGTGTTGCTGCAGGTTTACCAATTTCAGTTAAACAAGAAGATATTAAAGTGCGTGGCCACGCAATTGAGTGTCGTATCAATGCAGAAGATCCAGCGACCTTCTTACCTTCACCAGGTAAAATCACCCGCTTACACGTTCCAGGTGGTTTAGGTGTTCGTTGGGATTCTCACATTTATGCAGGCTATTCTGTTCCTCCGCATTATGATTCAATGATTGGTAAATTGATTACTTTTGCTGAAAATCGTGATATTGCAATTCGTCGTATGGAAAATGCGTTATCAGAAACTATTGTTGAAGGAATTAAAACGAATATTCCTCTTCATAAACAGATTCTTTCTGATGAGAACTTCTGCAAAGGTGGAACAAATATCCACTATCTTGAGAAGAAACTGGGATTGAAATAG
- a CDS encoding rhodanese-like domain-containing protein: MKLKLTLLATSLAFLTACDDKSVKEIGIDELVKNLDNPEFVVVDGRQDSLYNGFKDGDAKRGGHIKGAVQFRCDWLPQIADDKFETFAKNKGISKEKTVVFYDTNAEQLSCLSKKFADKGYKVREFKAFKEYANSDKPLEAFPNFQYSVSPEWVNAVIKGEKPETYANNDFMVFHVGWGPVEKAESYKQHIPGAFHFNTDWVENDPVWNLSEPKVIEQNLLNAGINKNKTIILYSDNQLAAYRIFWALKWAGVEDVRVLNGNFATWTKAGFPAETTVNTPTPVSEFGAVIPVNPQINISMPADAMARQQQGLKLISNRAWDEYTGKISGYDYIPGKGEPQGAIWGFAGSDSSNMADYYDLDGTLRNPNEIFALWKGQNINQGDQLAFYCGTGWRAGVSWFMTQLAGWKDTYVYDGGWNAWQMDSTFPVQKGAPNNMAKPDSKN, from the coding sequence ATGAAACTCAAACTTACTTTACTTGCAACTTCTTTGGCTTTTTTGACCGCTTGTGACGACAAGTCGGTGAAAGAAATCGGCATTGATGAACTGGTAAAAAATCTAGACAACCCTGAATTTGTGGTGGTTGATGGTCGCCAAGACAGCCTTTATAACGGCTTTAAAGATGGCGATGCCAAACGTGGCGGACATATTAAAGGGGCGGTGCAATTCCGTTGCGACTGGTTGCCACAAATTGCCGATGACAAATTTGAAACATTTGCTAAAAACAAAGGGATCAGCAAAGAGAAAACCGTGGTGTTTTACGATACCAATGCGGAGCAACTGAGCTGTTTAAGCAAAAAATTTGCCGACAAAGGTTATAAAGTGCGTGAATTTAAAGCGTTCAAAGAGTACGCAAACAGCGATAAGCCACTTGAAGCCTTCCCGAATTTCCAATACAGCGTATCGCCTGAATGGGTCAATGCGGTGATCAAAGGTGAAAAACCTGAAACCTACGCTAACAACGATTTTATGGTATTCCACGTTGGTTGGGGACCTGTTGAAAAAGCGGAAAGCTACAAACAGCATATTCCGGGGGCGTTCCACTTCAACACAGACTGGGTAGAAAACGATCCGGTATGGAACTTATCTGAGCCGAAAGTAATTGAGCAAAACTTACTCAATGCAGGAATTAACAAAAACAAAACCATTATTCTTTATTCTGATAACCAACTCGCCGCTTACCGCATTTTCTGGGCGTTAAAATGGGCTGGTGTGGAAGATGTACGAGTGTTAAACGGCAATTTTGCCACTTGGACAAAAGCAGGCTTCCCAGCAGAGACGACCGTTAATACCCCAACTCCGGTCAGCGAGTTTGGTGCAGTTATTCCGGTTAATCCACAGATCAACATCTCAATGCCGGCAGATGCGATGGCTCGTCAGCAACAAGGCTTGAAATTAATCAGCAACCGAGCGTGGGACGAATACACGGGCAAAATCAGCGGTTATGACTACATTCCGGGTAAAGGCGAACCACAGGGGGCAATTTGGGGCTTTGCAGGTAGCGACTCGTCCAATATGGCGGATTATTACGACCTTGACGGCACACTGCGTAACCCAAATGAAATCTTCGCACTTTGGAAAGGACAAAACATCAACCAAGGCGATCAACTTGCATTCTACTGCGGCACAGGCTGGCGAGCAGGGGTATCTTGGTTTATGACCCAATTAGCAGGCTGGAAAGATACCTACGTTTATGACGGTGGCTGGAATGCGTGGCAGATGGACTCAACCTTCCCTGTACAGAAAGGCGCGCCGAATAATATGGCGAAGCCGGATAGTAAAAATTAA
- a CDS encoding rhodanese-like domain-containing protein has product MKKTLFAIFSLFLTACNDNVVKTIDTAELLANLDNPDYIIIDSRNDSLYNGFKEKHASRGGHIKGAIQFRCNWFERIEADKFDSFAEAKGISKQKTLVIYDSNSDESACISAEFNAKGYKVRTFSDFISYANAGYPLDSFPHFQYSVSPEWLYALMQGEQPETYHNDQFMLFEVSWGTLEKAKAYTQHIVGAYHFDTDWVEGEAPVYNLANPQQIEQNLLQHGITKDKTIVLYSDNPLAAYRVFWALKWAGVEDVRVLNGNLATWMDAGFPTETKVNLPLPETEFGTTIPANPQINISQPEQAYARQQRGLKLVSTRAWEEFIGEVSGDEHIQATGEPQGAIWGFSGTAPSNVADFYDPDDTLRNPKEIVALWQSQHIQQGDQLAFYCGTGWRASVPWFMTQLLGWQNTAVYDGGWNAWQMTKLPVQKGVPNDVVKPDAKNDAGRMLKKGNSCRS; this is encoded by the coding sequence ATGAAAAAAACACTTTTTGCAATTTTTTCTCTCTTTCTGACCGCTTGTAACGACAATGTAGTCAAGACAATCGATACGGCAGAACTACTGGCGAACCTTGATAATCCTGACTATATCATTATTGATAGCCGTAACGACAGCCTGTATAACGGCTTTAAAGAGAAACACGCCAGCCGTGGCGGACATATCAAAGGGGCTATTCAATTTCGTTGTAACTGGTTTGAACGGATTGAAGCCGATAAGTTCGACAGTTTTGCCGAAGCCAAAGGGATCAGCAAGCAGAAAACCTTAGTGATTTACGATAGCAACTCTGACGAATCAGCTTGCATTTCGGCAGAATTTAATGCAAAAGGCTACAAAGTTCGCACTTTTAGCGACTTTATCAGCTATGCCAATGCCGGTTATCCATTAGACAGTTTTCCTCATTTCCAATATAGCGTTTCGCCCGAATGGCTGTACGCTTTAATGCAGGGGGAGCAACCTGAAACTTACCACAACGACCAATTTATGCTGTTTGAAGTGTCGTGGGGAACGCTCGAAAAAGCCAAAGCCTACACGCAACATATTGTCGGAGCTTACCATTTCGATACGGACTGGGTGGAAGGTGAAGCCCCTGTCTATAACCTTGCCAATCCGCAACAAATTGAGCAAAACCTGTTACAACACGGGATCACCAAGGATAAAACTATCGTGCTTTATTCTGATAATCCACTTGCCGCCTATCGTGTGTTTTGGGCGTTGAAATGGGCTGGAGTGGAAGATGTACGAGTGTTAAACGGCAATCTTGCCACTTGGATGGACGCAGGTTTTCCAACGGAAACCAAAGTCAATCTGCCACTGCCTGAAACGGAGTTCGGCACAACCATTCCGGCTAATCCGCAGATCAACATCAGCCAACCTGAACAGGCTTACGCCCGTCAGCAACGAGGCTTGAAGCTCGTTAGCACAAGGGCGTGGGAAGAGTTTATCGGCGAAGTGAGCGGTGATGAACATATTCAAGCAACAGGCGAACCGCAGGGAGCGATTTGGGGCTTTTCAGGAACGGCACCGTCAAATGTGGCAGATTTTTACGACCCTGATGACACCTTGCGTAACCCGAAAGAGATCGTAGCACTGTGGCAAAGTCAGCATATTCAACAGGGCGATCAACTGGCGTTCTATTGCGGAACAGGCTGGCGAGCGTCCGTACCGTGGTTTATGACCCAACTGCTCGGCTGGCAAAATACGGCGGTTTATGACGGCGGTTGGAATGCGTGGCAGATGACCAAATTGCCTGTACAAAAAGGCGTTCCCAACGACGTTGTAAAACCCGATGCCAAAAATGACGCCGGCAGAATGTTGAAAAAAGGCAATTCGTGTCGGAGTTAA
- the arsC gene encoding arsenate reductase (glutaredoxin) (This arsenate reductase requires both glutathione and glutaredoxin to convert arsenate to arsenite, after which the efflux transporter formed by ArsA and ArsB can extrude the arsenite from the cell, providing resistance.), with protein MTITIYHNPKCSKSRETLAIIQEAGIEPNIIEYLKSPLNVEQITQLITESGLSVRDAIRSDVDAYQQITPEMSDNDIFALIAQYPNLLNRPFVSSQKGTKLCRPPELVNTLL; from the coding sequence ATGACAATCACGATTTACCATAACCCTAAATGCAGTAAATCCCGTGAAACCTTAGCGATCATTCAGGAAGCGGGCATTGAGCCGAACATCATTGAATACTTGAAATCTCCGCTCAATGTCGAACAAATTACCCAGCTGATTACCGAAAGTGGACTGTCTGTAAGAGATGCCATTCGTAGCGATGTGGATGCTTACCAACAGATTACGCCAGAGATGAGTGACAACGATATTTTCGCGTTGATTGCCCAATACCCTAATCTGCTAAATCGACCTTTTGTAAGCAGCCAGAAAGGCACAAAACTTTGCAGACCACCTGAATTAGTCAACACATTATTATAG
- the accB gene encoding acetyl-CoA carboxylase biotin carboxyl carrier protein has product MDIRKIKKLIELVEESGITELEVSEEEGTVRISRAAPAIAPATVQYVAAPQATPAPVATPAPVATPSAATPAPTAEVSGHAVLSPMVGTFYRSPSPEAAPFVEVGKTVKVGDALCIVEAMKMMNRIESDKAGVIKAILVNDGEAVEFDQKLFIIE; this is encoded by the coding sequence ATGGATATTCGCAAAATCAAAAAACTTATCGAATTAGTAGAAGAATCAGGCATCACTGAATTAGAAGTGTCTGAAGAAGAAGGTACAGTACGCATTAGCCGTGCAGCTCCAGCGATTGCACCTGCTACAGTACAATATGTTGCAGCGCCACAAGCAACTCCAGCGCCTGTAGCTACGCCAGCACCAGTTGCTACACCGTCTGCAGCAACTCCAGCACCAACTGCGGAAGTTTCAGGACATGCAGTACTTTCTCCAATGGTAGGAACATTCTATCGTAGCCCAAGCCCTGAAGCTGCGCCATTTGTTGAAGTCGGTAAAACAGTAAAAGTCGGTGATGCACTCTGTATCGTTGAAGCGATGAAAATGATGAACCGTATTGAGTCTGATAAAGCGGGTGTGATCAAAGCGATCCTAGTAAACGACGGCGAAGCGGTTGAATTCGATCAAAAACTCTTCATTATTGAATAA
- a CDS encoding YjjI family glycine radical enzyme translates to MQATLQDILDTVKSNGLTYQQKLMIIGNIAERLFNPMDLLGYTQEEWDHINNQMICDLNEGYAIYRPRYILPDYSVYIKKGCQFLDLPPPKDLDEALDGLLIIYSHVPSITTFPVYIGRLDELLDPFITNEEQDYIKIKRFLNHIDKTVPDSFCHANIGPYDTKAGRLILKAVIELENPTPNMTIRYDKNKTSREFAELAAKACLLVSKPSFANDAYYISDLGEQYGVASCYNALPECGGAYTLTRLRLGTIGRACKTVDEMVNHLLPKVAKLALSTMDKRHKFLVEQSNFFETDFLVKEGFIERTNFTGMFAIVGLADATNHLLKQEGLDETFGKSKRGDEIATQIMEKLREVTNAHQGLYAERTGNRYLLHAQVGASMHEEDKANAPAHRVRVGEEPTLLAHLKQSAPFHQYFPSGTGDLFAFDQTYVDHLDAVVDIIDGAFALNYRYITTYLKNTDLIRVTGYLVKKSEVERFRKGEAVLRDTTWYGSGTDECANVFDRQLRDEQDVKG, encoded by the coding sequence ATGCAAGCGACATTACAAGATATTTTAGATACCGTGAAATCAAACGGTTTAACTTACCAACAAAAATTGATGATTATTGGCAACATTGCGGAACGTCTGTTTAACCCGATGGATCTGCTCGGCTATACGCAAGAAGAGTGGGATCACATTAATAATCAGATGATCTGCGATCTGAACGAAGGCTATGCGATTTATCGTCCACGTTATATTTTGCCCGATTACAGTGTGTATATTAAAAAAGGTTGCCAATTTTTAGATTTGCCACCGCCTAAGGATCTTGATGAAGCACTTGATGGCTTGTTAATCATCTACTCACACGTGCCGTCGATTACTACCTTCCCTGTCTATATCGGGCGTTTAGATGAGTTGTTAGATCCGTTTATTACCAATGAAGAACAAGATTACATCAAGATTAAACGATTCTTAAATCATATTGATAAAACCGTGCCAGATTCATTCTGTCACGCCAATATCGGTCCTTATGATACCAAAGCAGGTCGCTTAATTCTCAAGGCGGTGATTGAGCTTGAAAATCCAACGCCAAATATGACGATTCGTTATGATAAAAACAAAACATCTCGAGAATTTGCAGAGCTTGCTGCGAAAGCCTGTTTGTTAGTATCCAAACCGTCTTTTGCAAATGACGCTTACTATATTTCAGATTTAGGTGAGCAGTATGGCGTGGCCAGTTGCTACAACGCATTGCCTGAATGTGGCGGGGCTTACACCTTAACTCGCCTACGTTTAGGCACTATCGGGCGAGCTTGTAAAACGGTGGACGAAATGGTCAATCACCTATTACCAAAAGTTGCCAAACTTGCCCTATCCACAATGGATAAACGCCATAAATTCCTTGTGGAACAAAGCAACTTTTTTGAAACGGATTTCTTAGTAAAAGAAGGCTTTATTGAGCGGACTAACTTCACGGGAATGTTTGCGATTGTTGGGCTTGCAGATGCGACCAATCATCTACTTAAACAAGAAGGTTTAGATGAAACCTTTGGTAAGAGCAAACGTGGCGATGAAATTGCGACACAAATTATGGAAAAATTGCGTGAAGTAACTAATGCTCACCAAGGCCTTTATGCAGAACGCACAGGCAACCGCTATTTGCTCCACGCACAAGTTGGGGCAAGTATGCACGAAGAAGATAAGGCAAATGCACCAGCTCACCGAGTGCGTGTCGGCGAAGAGCCAACATTGCTTGCTCACTTAAAGCAGTCTGCTCCGTTCCATCAATACTTCCCATCGGGTACGGGCGATCTGTTTGCCTTTGACCAAACCTATGTCGATCATCTTGATGCGGTTGTCGATATTATTGACGGTGCATTTGCCCTTAACTATCGATACATTACCACTTATTTGAAAAACACCGATTTGATTCGAGTAACAGGCTATTTGGTGAAGAAAAGCGAAGTAGAACGTTTCCGCAAAGGTGAAGCGGTGTTAAGAGATACCACGTGGTACGGTTCAGGTACGGATGAATGTGCTAATGTGTTTGATCGCCAATTACGTGATGAACAAGATGTGAAGGGCTAA
- a CDS encoding subtype B tannase, whose protein sequence is MACFVSTVFAAPPSQPDPLANLPYFNQTQDGYQLEFDDKNYRSLETVINGEMIKFRAFEKIVYVKNPLEPDYQTINLYVPEAYFNGGSINGFNVNTAPIFLPNAVGGYMPAKAATYDKKGFGSNADKPNAIVTALSKGYVVASVGASDRTLEKDGKYTGKAPAVIIDLKSAVRYLHFNDARMAGDANKIISNGTSAGGALSALLGASGDHVDYAEYFKQVGAAEASDAIFAVSAYCPITNLEHADSAYEWEFNGLNQFSRMDMSKLNATTFNDRSKPMPKIEGELTTEQIKTSDELKAAFPAYVNSLNLKDEKGNSLTLDKEGNGSFKEYVKHVIVRAADTARKNGTDLSDKSWLTLSKDGVSDMDWSGYIHSEKRMKSPPAFDAFDLSTGENNLFGTETVNNQHFTSYALERSTTKGGMADAHIIKMMNAMNYIENPKAAEHWRIRVGTSDRDTSHAIAAILAVKLNMAGKQVDYETPWGVPHSGDYDLDELFKWTDSITK, encoded by the coding sequence ATGGCCTGTTTTGTATCCACAGTCTTTGCAGCACCACCTTCACAGCCAGATCCATTAGCTAATCTGCCTTATTTTAATCAAACTCAAGATGGCTATCAGCTTGAATTCGATGATAAAAATTACCGTAGCTTAGAAACCGTTATCAATGGTGAAATGATTAAATTCCGTGCTTTTGAGAAGATTGTGTATGTCAAAAATCCACTAGAGCCTGATTATCAAACCATTAACTTATATGTTCCTGAAGCCTACTTTAACGGTGGTTCAATAAACGGATTTAATGTTAACACCGCTCCAATTTTCTTACCGAATGCGGTTGGAGGTTATATGCCTGCAAAAGCAGCAACCTATGATAAGAAAGGTTTTGGCTCAAATGCAGATAAACCAAACGCGATTGTGACAGCTCTCTCTAAGGGCTATGTCGTTGCAAGTGTTGGGGCCAGTGATCGAACCCTTGAAAAAGATGGTAAATATACAGGTAAAGCTCCAGCGGTAATTATTGACTTAAAATCGGCTGTCCGCTATTTACATTTTAATGATGCACGTATGGCTGGTGATGCGAATAAAATTATTTCAAATGGTACAAGTGCAGGCGGTGCTTTATCGGCTTTACTTGGTGCTAGCGGTGATCACGTAGATTATGCTGAATATTTCAAACAGGTTGGCGCAGCAGAAGCCAGCGATGCAATTTTTGCCGTATCTGCTTATTGCCCAATTACCAACTTAGAGCATGCTGATAGTGCCTATGAATGGGAATTTAATGGCTTAAATCAATTTAGCCGTATGGATATGAGCAAGCTAAATGCAACGACATTTAATGATCGCTCAAAACCTATGCCTAAAATTGAAGGAGAGTTAACTACAGAGCAGATTAAAACATCGGATGAATTAAAAGCCGCATTTCCAGCTTATGTTAATAGCCTGAACTTAAAAGATGAAAAAGGCAATTCGCTTACTCTTGATAAAGAAGGAAACGGATCTTTTAAAGAGTATGTCAAACACGTGATTGTGAGAGCCGCCGATACCGCTCGTAAAAATGGTACAGATTTAAGTGATAAATCGTGGCTTACTTTAAGTAAAGATGGTGTTTCTGACATGGATTGGAGTGGCTATATTCATTCAGAAAAACGAATGAAGTCCCCTCCTGCTTTTGATGCTTTCGACTTAAGCACAGGCGAAAATAACCTATTTGGAACGGAAACCGTCAATAATCAACATTTTACTTCTTACGCCCTTGAACGTAGTACCACTAAAGGCGGTATGGCAGATGCTCATATCATCAAAATGATGAATGCAATGAATTACATCGAAAATCCTAAAGCTGCAGAGCATTGGCGTATTCGTGTAGGTACATCAGATCGTGATACATCTCATGCAATCGCTGCTATTTTGGCTGTTAAGCTCAATATGGCAGGTAAACAGGTTGATTATGAAACGCCTTGGGGGGTTCCACATTCTGGGGATTATGACTTAGATGAGTTATTTAAATGGACGGATAGCATCACGAAATAA
- a CDS encoding YeeE/YedE family protein, translating into MFSGLFIGILLGFFLQRGQFCFVSGFRNIYTQRNFRFFTALLIAVSIQSIGFFSLSELGLITIPNTPMPVLATVLGGFVFGIGMILANCCASGGWFRTGEGAVGSWIALVCFALTMTATQTGALKQWVNPLLLETSNLDNMHRTFGISPWILVAILVLMTLAMIIHHIKHPRYQFPKEPTQAVISHRIFTKHWHPFATAVCIGLLGVLAWFVSEQYGRAYGYGVAVPTANVVQYIVIGQQRYLNWGTYFVLGILLGSFIAAKLSGEFEIRVPEPKAIMQRMLGGFLMGIGASLAGGCTITNSLVSTAYFSWQGWLATLMIMLGCWTATYFIKPTQCRI; encoded by the coding sequence ATGTTCAGTGGTCTTTTTATCGGAATACTTCTCGGTTTTTTCTTACAACGTGGGCAATTTTGCTTCGTGTCTGGTTTTCGCAACATTTATACCCAGCGAAACTTCCGCTTTTTTACCGCATTGTTAATTGCGGTGTCCATTCAATCCATCGGATTTTTTAGTTTAAGTGAATTAGGGCTGATCACCATTCCGAATACTCCTATGCCTGTGTTAGCAACAGTGTTAGGCGGTTTTGTTTTTGGTATCGGTATGATCTTGGCGAATTGCTGTGCCAGCGGTGGTTGGTTTCGCACTGGGGAAGGGGCAGTTGGTAGTTGGATTGCCTTGGTATGTTTTGCCCTCACAATGACGGCAACTCAAACGGGGGCGTTGAAGCAGTGGGTCAATCCGTTACTACTGGAAACGTCAAACCTTGACAATATGCACCGCACTTTTGGCATTTCGCCGTGGATTTTAGTTGCCATTCTCGTATTGATGACACTGGCAATGATTATTCACCATATCAAACACCCACGCTATCAATTCCCGAAAGAACCGACGCAAGCGGTGATCTCCCATCGAATTTTTACCAAACACTGGCACCCTTTTGCCACCGCCGTATGTATCGGTCTGCTCGGCGTGTTAGCGTGGTTTGTTAGTGAGCAGTACGGCAGAGCTTACGGCTATGGTGTTGCTGTGCCGACCGCCAATGTAGTGCAATATATCGTGATCGGGCAACAGCGTTATCTTAACTGGGGAACTTATTTCGTTCTCGGCATTTTGCTCGGCTCTTTTATTGCCGCAAAATTGAGTGGGGAATTTGAAATCCGTGTGCCTGAACCCAAAGCGATTATGCAACGAATGCTTGGCGGTTTTCTGATGGGGATCGGAGCCAGCCTTGCAGGCGGTTGTACGATCACCAACTCGCTGGTTTCAACCGCTTATTTTTCGTGGCAAGGTTGGCTTGCTACGCTGATGATTATGCTCGGCTGTTGGACTGCAACTTACTTTATTAAGCCAACGCAATGTCGTATTTAA